In Nicotiana tabacum cultivar K326 chromosome 19, ASM71507v2, whole genome shotgun sequence, one DNA window encodes the following:
- the LOC107767675 gene encoding disease resistance protein Roq1-like isoform X2 has protein sequence MVYKKLKKKLGSMHRVFTQSDPSDVSKQSGTFAESFARHEENFRDDLEKVQSWRDAFGEAGKTAGYDLPNGYDGYESNCIQHVVEDILGKLCQVTSTIDNDLVGMESRVREVSSLLRMETPDVRFIGIWGMGGIGKTTIASAVFGKYSGLFEGVCFLDNVAEMQRTYGLQYLQGVLLSKILKLSLTITSVYEGMEIIKKRLRSMKVFIILDDVNQKDQLEMLVGRHDWFGSGSRILITTRDKNLLDNHMVDEVYSVNLMTLNEAIELFNLHAFKQRIPKKDFEELSNQVVHCAGLLPLALKVLGSFLYGLDRRHWRSTWKRLKDLPNDEILAKLKISFEGLGHVDQRLFLDIACFYRGKLRSYVEEILESCDIGSTIRIKVLIEKSLLFISPYDTIEMHDLIQEMAWHIVSQDDSRRSRIWLPEDIEDLFTGNLEAESVEGLWIPRNYITKQDISYYNISEAFRRMKRLRVLVVRATDFCSIDPITHLPSSLRWLDWEGCPLNSLPQSFEPSKLLRLDILECTTLHKLWLIPKGLDKLKTLYLSYCEHLEEVPSFEMMPNLERVKLEGCKSLREVSPSFGVLMKLISLELIDCQSLEKLPSYIQMESLKSLKLSCLPKLRELPETKGLHRLLTLEITDCQSLEMLPSCNQMESLATLKLSCLPKIMALPATEEMHHLLELVIEYTPIVELPVSIGNLGSLKQLRLSHCKDLVSIPNSFSCLKNLRVLVIYNCKRLADLPEKMGELKLLEKLVLSGTAISQIPPSVADLHELSFLSFSPWFGYREDATFLLPSASGSSSFRVLKLNKHTLCSGEHYQDLGCLSSLAHLDLTRNDFTSFNESNNQHFHYLDITFCEKLVMPRLPSCIKELYAYDPLVLKSIPDFPTKYSELYSVSFTQHIENRGELTDILHFVLHLISVASQSEKRLPFSIFFPGDIRWSGFNYYRKEHTKRFSTPLDPSWHESKFKGFVICFRVPLDTVQNQKPLDSKSRRGSHWFGCTKVTAKLVQRYDRQEQDVLQKKCLIVARQAICSHSSKYAICFSYIPFLALWHTSDSEKGKKPNDYCFFEASIDPGIATKWGLLLVYENKIKQIDQSTISVQRDVESPSSDLLRESNDDQVQKTEDASVKRRRVDFCQRDNMVSFEAGCSMKFQAMKDSCSPSDFQTLQIIPDQQLETPCSSAAQSFRHREESCSSGQPQTLQLPPADRQVDEAINEATSCMVFELEAPSSSEQPESFEVSPDERKDNSVTNGSSSSEVFQELEAPCSSGQPQILQLFP, from the exons GTATGAATCGAATTGCATCCAGCATGTTGTTGAAGACATACTGGGTAAATTGTGTCAAGTTACTTCAACCATTGATAATGATTTAGTGGGGATGGAGTCTCGAGTGCGTGAAGTAAGTTCATTACTAAGGATGGAAACACCTGATGTTCGTTTTATTGGAATTTGGGGGATGGGCGGCATTGGTAAGACAACAATTGCAAGCGCTGTGTTTGGCAAATATTCTGGCCTATTTGAAGGTGTTTGTTTTCTTGATAATGTTGCAGAAATGCAAAGGACATATGGACTGCAATATTTGCAAGGTGTTCTCCTCTCAAAAATCCTAAAGTTAAGCTTAACTATTACAAGTGTATATGAAGGCATGGAAATCATAAAGAAGAGGTTGCGCTCAATGAAGGTTTTTATCATTCTTGATGATGTAAATCAAAAAGACCAATTAGAAATGTTAGTTGGACGGCATGATTGGTTTGGTAGTGGTAGTAGAATTTTGATTACAACAAGAGATAAAAATTTGTTAGATAATCATATGGTGGATGAAGTGTATTCTGTGAACTTGATGACTCTTAATGAAGCTATTGAGCTATTTAACCTACATGCCTTTAAGCAAAGAATTCCTAAGAAAGACTTTGAGGAGCTTTCAAATCAAGTTGTACATTGTGCCGGTTTGCTCCCTTTAGCTCTGAAAGTTTTAGGTTCGTTTCTCTATGGATTAGACAGGAGGCATTGGAGATCAACTTGGAAAAGGCTGAAGGATCTgccaaatgatgaaattcttgcTAAGCTTAAGATAAGCTTTGAAGGACTGGGGCATGTTGATCAGAGACTCTTTCTAGATATTGCATGCTTTTATAGAGGAAAATTGAGGAGTTATGTAGAGGAAATACTTGAGAGCTGTGATATCGGATCTACAATAAGAATAAAAGTCTTAATTGAAAAGTCTCTTTTATTTATCTCACCATATGACACAATTGAAATGCATGATTTGATACAAGAAATGGCCTGGCACATCGTGAGTCAAGATGACTCACGAAGGAGTAGAATATGGCTTCCTGAGGACATTGAGGATTTGTTTACTGGAAATTTG GAAGCAGAATCTGTGGAGGGACTATGGATACCAAGGAATTACATTACAAAACAGGATATATCATATTACAACATCAGTGAAGCATTTAGGAGAATGAAAAGATTAAGGGTACTTGTAGTTAGAGCAACAGATTTCTGCTCTATTGACCCGATTACTCATCTTCCTAGCAGCCTAAGGTGGCTTGATTGGGAAGGTTGCCCTTTAAATTCATTGCCACAGAGTTTTGAACCATCAAAGCTTCTTCGCCTTGATATACTCGAATGTACTACACTTCATAAACTCTGGTTAATTCCGAAG GGTTTGGACAAACTAAAAACTTTGTACCTCAGCTATTGCGAACACTTGGAAGAAGTTCCAAGCTTTGAGATGATGCCAAATTTAGAGAGAGTAAAGCTAGAGGGATGTAAGAGTTTGAGAGAAGTGAGCCCATCCTTTGGAGTTCTCATGAAGCTCATTTCACTGGAGCTAATTGATTGTCAGAGCCTTGAGAAGCTTCCAAGTTATATTCAGATGGAATCCCTTAAGAGTCTCAAACTTTCTTGTCTTCCAAAGTTGAGGGAATTACCAGAAACCAAGGGGTTGCACCGTTTATTGACATTGGAGATAACTGATTGTCAGAGTCTTGAGATGCTTCCAAGTTGTAATCAGATGGAATCTCTTGCAACTCTCAAACTTTCTTGTCTTCCAAAAATAATGGCCTTGCCGGCAACAGAAGAGATGCACCATTTATTGGAACTTGTTATAGAATATACTCCAATAGTAGAGCTTCCGGTGTCAATTGGAAATCTTGGTTCCCTCAAACAACTACGGTTAAGTCATTGTAAAGATCTAGTAAGCATTCCGAACAGCTTTTCTTGTCTGAAGAATCTAAGAGTTCTTGTGATCTACAACTGCAAAAGACTTGCAGATTTGCCAGAGAAGATGGGTGAGTTGAAGCTGTTAGAAAAGCTAGTATTATCTGGTACTGCAATTTCCCAAATACCTCCTTCAGTTGCAGACCTTCATGAACTAAGCTTTTTATCATTCTCTCCCTGGTTTGGATACAGAGAAGATGCAACTTTTCTGTTACCCTCTGCATCAGGTTCATCGTCATTTAGGGTGTTAAAGCTTAATAAGCACACACTATGTAGTGGAGAACATTATCAGGATCTTGGATGCTTATCTTCTTTGGCTCACTTGGATTTGACTAGAAATGATTTTACTAGTTTCAATGAAAGCAACAATCAGCACTTTCATTACCTAGATATAACATTTTGTGAGAAGCTTGTAATGCCCAGACTTCCATCATGCATAAAGGAGTTATATGCATATGATCCTTTAGTCTTGAAAAGCATCCCTGATTTCCCCACCAAATATTCAGAGCTGTATTCAGTGTCATTCACACAGCATATTGAGAATAGAGGTGAACTGACTGATATCTTGCACTTTGTCCTCCACTTAATTAGTGTGGCATCTCAG TCTGAGAAAAGGCTACCATTTAGCATTTTTTTCCCTGGAGATATAAGATGGAGCGGGTTCAATTATTATCGAAAAGAGCATACGAAAAGATTCTCCACTCCACTTGATCCAAGTTGGCATGAGAGTAAATTCAAAGGATTTGTTATATGCTTTCGTGTACCATTGGATACTGTTCAGAACCAGAAACCTTTGGATTCTAAATCACGAAGAGGAAGTCACTGGTTCGGTTGCACTAAGGTTACAGCTAAGTTAGTGCAAAGATATGACAGGCAAGAACAAGATGTACTCCAGAAAAAATGTTTGATTGTTGCTCGCCAAGCAATTTGCTCTCATAGTAGTAAATATGCCATTTGCTTTAGCTACATACCTTTTCTAGCACTATGGCATACTTCTGATAGTGAAAAGGGGAAGAAGCCAAATGATTATTGCTTCTTTGAGGCGTCTATAGACCCAGGCATTGCAACAAAATGGGGACTTCTTCTGGTGTACGAGAATAAAATTAAACAGATAGATCAATCAACCATCTCGGTCCAACGTGATGTGGAGTCTCCAAGTTCTGACCTGTTGAGAGAATCTAATGATGACCAAGTCCAGAAAACGGAGGATGCTTCTGTTAAGAGAAGACGGGTTGATTTTTGTCAAAGAGATAATATGGTTTCATTTGAAGCTGGCTGCTCTATGAAATTTCAAGCGATGAAGGACTCATGCTCTCCCAGTGACTTTCAGACTCTCCAAATAATTCCTGATCAACAATTGGAAACACCATGCTCTTCTGCAGCTCAAAGCTTCCGACACAGGGAAGAGTCATGCTCTTCTGGACAGCCACAAACTTTACAGCTCCCTCCAGCTGATCGACAAGTTGATGAAGCGATAAATGAGGCTACCTCCTGCATGGTATTTGAACTGGAAGCGCCAAGCTCTTCGGAGCAGCCTGAATCTTTTGAAGTCTCTCCAGATGAGCGCAAAGATAATTCAGTGACAAATGGGTCAAGCAGCTCTGAGGTATTCCAAGAATTGGAGGCACCATGCTCTTCTGGACAACCTCAAATTCTCCAGCTCTTTCCCTAG